One window from the genome of Pantoea cypripedii encodes:
- the hupB gene encoding nucleoid-associated protein HU-beta — MNKSQLIDKIAADADISKAAAGRVLDAFMGSVSDALKGGDEVALVGFGTFSVRERAARTGRNPQTGKEITIPAGKVPGFRAGKALKDAVN, encoded by the coding sequence GTGAATAAGTCACAGTTGATCGACAAAATTGCTGCGGATGCGGATATTTCTAAAGCGGCAGCGGGACGTGTATTAGATGCATTCATGGGCTCCGTTTCTGATGCGCTGAAAGGCGGTGATGAAGTGGCACTGGTTGGTTTCGGTACTTTCTCTGTTCGTGAGCGCGCTGCTCGCACCGGCCGTAACCCGCAAACCGGTAAAGAAATCACCATTCCGGCTGGTAAAGTGCCGGGCTTCCGTGCTGGTAAGGCACTGAAAGACGCCGTCAATTAA
- a CDS encoding acyl-CoA thioesterase, with protein sequence MQTTIKVRGYHLDVYQHVNNARYLEFLEEARWQWLEDVDAFNWLVQQKLAFVVVNININYRRPAVLGDVLTIESEIAQLNGKSGVISQRVLLASDGTPVADAALTFVCIDLRTQKAVPLEGELRERLAALMV encoded by the coding sequence ATGCAGACCACAATCAAAGTGCGCGGCTACCATCTTGATGTCTATCAGCATGTTAACAACGCGCGTTACCTGGAATTTCTGGAGGAAGCGCGCTGGCAGTGGCTGGAAGATGTTGATGCGTTCAACTGGCTGGTACAGCAGAAACTCGCCTTTGTGGTGGTAAATATCAACATTAATTATCGCCGCCCGGCGGTGCTGGGCGACGTACTCACCATTGAGAGTGAAATTGCTCAATTGAATGGCAAGAGTGGCGTCATTTCGCAACGCGTGTTGCTCGCCAGTGATGGTACGCCGGTGGCTGATGCGGCATTAACTTTTGTGTGCATTGATTTGCGCACGCAAAAAGCCGTGCCGCTGGAAGGGGAACTTCGCGAACGTCTGGCAGCACTGATGGTTTAA
- a CDS encoding helix-hairpin-helix domain-containing protein, translating to MVKHTFQVLFFSLALAGTVATSSLAAAESPSETQATQVSSPAEGQISINEATAEELAAAMNGIGLKKAQSIVSYREQYGPFTTIDQLKEVPGIGSALVERNSARLKL from the coding sequence ATGGTCAAACACACTTTTCAGGTTTTATTCTTCTCGCTGGCCCTGGCCGGCACGGTCGCTACCTCCAGCCTGGCTGCGGCGGAAAGCCCCAGTGAAACTCAGGCCACACAGGTTTCGTCACCGGCAGAAGGGCAGATCAGCATCAATGAAGCAACGGCTGAGGAACTCGCCGCCGCCATGAATGGCATCGGTCTGAAGAAAGCCCAGTCCATCGTCAGCTATCGGGAGCAGTACGGCCCGTTTACCACGATTGATCAATTAAAGGAGGTGCCAGGCATTGGCAGTGCGTTGGTTGAACGTAATAGCGCCCGGCTGAAATTGTGA
- the ppiD gene encoding peptidylprolyl isomerase, translating into MMDNLRAAGNHVVLKIILGLIILSFVLTGVGNYLIGGNSDYAAKVNGHEISRAELEQAYNNERNRQQQMLGDQFSQLASNEGYMQQMRQQALSQLIDQALLDQYIKDLHIGISDDQVKQAIFSQQAFQTNGKFDNVKYNGLITSMGFTADQYAEALRKQLATQQLINAVANTDFMLKGETSKLVDLVAQQREIRQATIDVNALAAKQTVTDDEISQYYQQHQSSFMAPEQFRVSYIKMDAASLQETASEADIQSWFDQHKADYSQPQRNRYSVIQTKTEADANAVLDALKKGEDFATLAKSKSIDPISARKGGDMGWLEPNTTPDELKNANLTEKGQLSGVIKSSVGFLVARLDDIQPEQVKPLAEVHAAVADKVKQEKAVDAFYKMQQKVSEAASNDNESLAGAAEASGLKVVETDWFSQDSLPQDLDFDAVKQAIFNGGLVGQNGAPGNNSDIISVDGDRAFVLRISEHKPEAVKPLDQVKAQIADTLKHDKATQQAKEQANKLLADLNAGKQDVLQAAGLTLSASKSVDRNAQDPVAQSAFNLPQPADNKPSWGVSEDMQGNVVLVALDKVSAGSMPQPQIDQMVKGVTQNNAQIAFEALLENLRKDAKIKYGAAAQMQ; encoded by the coding sequence ATGATGGACAATTTACGTGCGGCGGGAAATCACGTCGTGCTCAAAATCATTCTGGGATTGATTATCCTGTCCTTTGTACTGACCGGGGTGGGCAACTACCTGATTGGTGGTAACAGTGATTATGCTGCCAAAGTGAACGGCCACGAAATCAGCCGGGCAGAGCTGGAGCAGGCTTATAACAATGAGCGTAATCGCCAGCAACAGATGCTGGGTGATCAATTCTCGCAGCTGGCCAGCAACGAAGGCTATATGCAGCAGATGCGTCAGCAGGCGCTTTCTCAGTTGATCGATCAGGCTCTGCTGGATCAGTACATCAAAGATTTACACATTGGTATCAGCGATGACCAGGTCAAGCAGGCGATTTTCAGCCAGCAGGCTTTCCAGACCAATGGTAAGTTCGACAACGTCAAATATAACGGTCTGATCACCAGCATGGGGTTCACCGCTGACCAATACGCCGAAGCGTTGCGTAAGCAGCTGGCGACACAGCAGCTGATCAACGCGGTGGCTAACACCGATTTCATGCTGAAAGGCGAAACCAGCAAACTGGTTGATTTGGTGGCACAGCAGCGTGAAATTCGTCAGGCGACGATTGATGTCAATGCGCTGGCGGCAAAACAAACCGTCACGGACGATGAAATCAGCCAGTATTATCAGCAGCATCAGAGCAGCTTTATGGCGCCTGAGCAGTTCCGCGTGAGTTACATCAAAATGGATGCTGCCAGCCTGCAGGAAACGGCCAGCGAAGCAGATATCCAGAGCTGGTTCGATCAGCATAAAGCCGATTATTCTCAGCCGCAGCGTAACCGTTACAGCGTGATTCAGACCAAAACGGAAGCCGATGCGAATGCCGTGCTGGATGCGCTGAAAAAAGGCGAAGATTTTGCGACGCTGGCGAAGAGTAAATCCATCGACCCGATCTCCGCACGCAAAGGCGGTGACATGGGCTGGCTGGAACCGAACACCACTCCGGATGAACTGAAAAACGCCAACCTGACGGAGAAAGGTCAGCTCTCTGGCGTGATCAAGTCATCCGTGGGCTTCCTGGTTGCGCGCCTGGATGATATCCAGCCGGAGCAGGTGAAACCGCTGGCAGAAGTGCATGCTGCCGTTGCTGACAAAGTGAAGCAGGAAAAAGCGGTGGATGCTTTCTATAAAATGCAGCAGAAAGTCAGCGAAGCAGCCAGCAATGATAACGAATCCCTGGCAGGTGCTGCTGAGGCTTCAGGTCTGAAAGTGGTGGAAACTGACTGGTTCAGCCAGGACAGCTTGCCGCAGGATCTGGATTTCGACGCGGTTAAACAGGCGATTTTCAACGGTGGTCTCGTGGGCCAGAACGGTGCGCCGGGCAATAACTCGGACATCATCTCTGTAGATGGCGATCGCGCGTTTGTATTGCGTATCAGCGAACATAAACCTGAAGCAGTGAAGCCGCTGGATCAGGTGAAAGCGCAAATTGCCGATACGCTGAAGCATGATAAGGCCACGCAGCAGGCGAAAGAGCAGGCGAACAAACTGTTGGCCGATCTCAACGCCGGTAAGCAGGATGTGTTGCAAGCCGCAGGCCTGACGCTCAGCGCCAGCAAATCGGTTGATCGCAATGCGCAGGATCCGGTCGCGCAGTCAGCGTTTAATCTGCCACAGCCAGCGGATAACAAACCGTCCTGGGGTGTGAGCGAAGATATGCAAGGCAACGTGGTACTGGTGGCGCTGGACAAAGTCAGCGCGGGTAGCATGCCGCAGCCGCAGATTGACCAGATGGTGAAAGGTGTGACGCAGAATAACGCGCAGATTGCCTTCGAAGCCCTGCTGGAAAACCTGCGTAAAGACGCCAAAATCAAGTACGGCGCAGCCGCACAAATGCAGTAA
- a CDS encoding SgrR family transcriptional regulator gives MRQLNRVNQFQRLWQLSQGETQHLSVATMAQHCFCSERHIRTLLGQWQQAGWLSWQGTAGRGKQGTLAFLTTPDQLRQQLLQQQLAAGEAAQALQVLDVQPDHLLNMLRPLMGGQWLNQAPVLRIPYYRSLEALLPLHLTGRAEQHLARQIFSGLTRFRDNDVEGDLAHHWQHDESGCDWFFWLRPQLSWHNDEPLYATQLVTQLHKILRSAPGLRLLASVESITAPHPLALRIRLRHSDYWLPQRLAHQFCLLPHPELEDIGSGAWKLAHFTDELVRLESHARWHLQRPLIQAVEYWITPQLFDRTLGTSCRHPVQIAIGDPDELDALRPVDRSISLGFCYLAPRISSRLSSAQAKTLISLIQRSGMIQQLPLDEGLITPSQELLPGWPVPPPAEESVTLPATLTLHYHLPVELHVMAEALKPLLARYGCQLTCIFHDVKSWRDERELAGADVVMGDRLIGDAPLFTLISWLENDPLWQPLRGAQSEIDLRQHLREIAQQQNPQQRAILSHQLFEQLMRAGYLLPLFNYRYQISAPPGVEGIQLNSLGWFDFTRAWIPPPAAVDTVHHTPEPLP, from the coding sequence ATGCGCCAGCTTAATCGGGTCAATCAATTTCAGCGACTCTGGCAACTTAGCCAGGGTGAAACGCAACATCTGAGTGTCGCGACGATGGCGCAGCACTGTTTTTGCAGTGAACGCCACATCCGCACCCTGTTAGGGCAATGGCAGCAGGCCGGTTGGCTGAGCTGGCAGGGAACAGCAGGACGCGGTAAACAGGGAACGCTGGCCTTTCTCACCACGCCGGATCAGCTGCGTCAGCAACTGTTGCAGCAGCAGCTCGCAGCAGGCGAAGCCGCGCAGGCATTGCAGGTGCTGGATGTGCAACCGGACCATTTGCTGAATATGCTGCGTCCATTAATGGGAGGGCAGTGGCTGAATCAGGCACCCGTGCTACGTATTCCTTACTATCGCTCCCTCGAAGCCTTGCTTCCGCTGCATCTGACTGGCCGTGCCGAGCAACACCTCGCCCGTCAGATCTTTTCCGGGCTGACGCGCTTCAGGGACAATGATGTTGAGGGCGACTTAGCCCATCACTGGCAACATGATGAAAGCGGCTGCGACTGGTTTTTCTGGCTAAGACCGCAGCTCAGCTGGCATAACGATGAACCGCTGTATGCCACGCAATTGGTCACGCAGCTCCACAAGATTCTGCGAAGCGCACCAGGATTACGGCTGCTGGCTTCGGTTGAAAGCATCACCGCTCCCCACCCGCTGGCACTGCGCATCCGCCTGCGCCACAGTGACTACTGGCTACCGCAACGCCTGGCTCACCAGTTTTGCCTGTTGCCACACCCGGAACTGGAGGACATCGGCAGCGGTGCCTGGAAGCTGGCGCATTTCACCGACGAACTGGTGCGACTGGAAAGCCACGCGCGCTGGCATCTGCAACGGCCGTTGATCCAGGCCGTTGAATACTGGATCACCCCGCAATTGTTTGATCGTACTCTTGGCACCAGCTGTCGCCATCCGGTGCAAATCGCCATTGGCGATCCTGACGAGCTGGATGCTCTGCGTCCGGTCGATCGCAGCATCAGCCTGGGATTCTGCTACCTGGCACCACGCATCTCGTCCCGGCTCAGCTCTGCACAAGCCAAAACGCTGATTTCCCTGATTCAGCGTAGCGGCATGATCCAGCAGCTGCCGCTGGATGAGGGGCTCATCACGCCAAGCCAGGAGCTGCTGCCCGGTTGGCCTGTTCCCCCACCCGCCGAAGAAAGTGTGACGCTGCCTGCCACACTGACTTTGCATTATCACCTGCCGGTTGAACTTCATGTGATGGCTGAGGCGCTAAAACCCTTGCTGGCAAGATATGGCTGCCAGCTGACCTGCATTTTCCATGATGTGAAAAGCTGGCGCGATGAACGCGAGCTGGCCGGGGCAGACGTGGTCATGGGGGATCGTCTGATTGGCGATGCGCCGCTGTTTACCCTTATCAGCTGGCTGGAGAACGACCCGCTATGGCAACCGCTCAGGGGAGCGCAAAGTGAGATCGATTTACGTCAACATTTGCGCGAGATCGCACAACAACAGAATCCACAACAGCGTGCTATTCTTAGCCACCAGCTGTTTGAGCAACTGATGCGCGCCGGTTATCTGCTGCCGTTATTTAATTATCGCTACCAGATTTCTGCCCCACCCGGCGTGGAAGGCATTCAACTTAACAGCCTGGGCTGGTTCGACTTCACACGCGCCTGGATACCACCGCCAGCCGCAGTCGATACTGTTCATCACACACCTGAGCCATTACCATAG
- the queC gene encoding 7-cyano-7-deazaguanine synthase QueC encodes MKRAVVVFSGGQDSTTCLIQALQQYDEVHCVTFDYGQRHREEIEVASELAQKLGARAHKVLDVTLLNELAVSSLTRDNIPVPAYDPEASGLPSTFVPGRNILFLTLASIYAYQVEAEAVITGVCETDFSGYPDCRDEFVKALNNAVSLGMARNIRFETPLMWLNKAETWALADYWQQLPLVRAETLTCYNGVKGDGCGECAACHLRARGLADYQANAAAIMAQMKQKSALA; translated from the coding sequence ATGAAAAGAGCCGTTGTAGTTTTCAGTGGCGGACAAGACTCCACCACCTGCCTGATTCAGGCGTTGCAACAATATGATGAAGTGCATTGCGTCACCTTTGATTATGGTCAGCGCCATCGCGAAGAAATTGAGGTGGCATCCGAACTGGCGCAAAAGCTCGGTGCACGGGCGCACAAAGTGCTGGATGTGACGTTGCTGAACGAATTAGCCGTCAGCAGCCTGACGCGCGATAACATCCCGGTCCCGGCTTATGATCCTGAAGCCAGTGGTTTACCAAGCACCTTTGTTCCAGGCCGTAACATCCTGTTTTTAACGCTGGCCTCAATTTATGCCTATCAGGTTGAAGCCGAAGCGGTGATCACCGGCGTGTGCGAAACTGACTTCTCCGGCTATCCTGACTGCCGTGATGAGTTTGTTAAGGCCCTGAATAATGCCGTCAGCCTGGGAATGGCGCGCAATATTCGTTTCGAAACGCCGCTGATGTGGCTGAACAAAGCCGAAACCTGGGCGCTGGCCGACTACTGGCAGCAACTGCCGCTGGTACGTGCCGAAACGCTAACCTGCTATAACGGCGTAAAAGGCGATGGGTGTGGCGAATGTGCCGCCTGCCATTTACGTGCGCGTGGTCTGGCGGATTACCAGGCGAATGCGGCGGCGATTATGGCGCAGATGAAACAGAAAAGTGCTCTGGCCTGA
- the lon gene encoding endopeptidase La: protein MNPERSERIEIPVLPLRDVVVYPHMVIPLFVGREKSIRCLEAAMDHDKKIMLVAQKEASTDEPGINDLFSVGTVASVLQMLKLPDGTVKVLVEGLQRAHITTLADNGDHFVAQAEYLISPEIEEREQEVLVRTAINQFEGYIKLNKKIPPEVLTSLNSIDDAARLADTVAAHMPLKLADKQSVLEMSDVNERLEYLMAMMESEIDLLQVEKRIRNRVKKQMEKSQREYYLNEQMKAIQKELGEMDDAPDEYEALKRKIDAAKMPDEAREKAEAELQKLKMMSPMSAEATVVRGYIDWMVQVPWNARSKVKKDLRKAQETLDTDHYGLERVKDRILEYLAVQSRVSKIKGPILCLVGPPGVGKTSLGQSIAKATGRKYVRMALGGVRDEAEIRGHRRTYIGSMPGKLIQKMAKVGVKNPLFLLDEIDKMSSDMRGDPASALLEVLDPEQNIAFNDHYLEVDYDLSDVMFVATSNSMNIPAPLLDRMEVIRLSGYTEDEKLNIAKQHLLPKQIERNALKEKEISVDDSAIMGIIRYYTREAGVRSLERELSKLCRKAVKALLMDKEKKHISINGDNLKDFLGVQRFDYGRADSENRVGQVTGLAWTEVGGDLLTIETACVPGKGKLTYTGSLGEVMQESIQAALTVVRARAEKLGINGDFYEKRDIHVHVPEGATPKDGPSAGIAMCTALVSCLTGNPVRSDVAMTGEITLRGQVLPIGGLKEKLLAAHRGGIKTVLIPDENKRDLEEIPQNVIADLTIHPVKRIEEVLNLALENAPYGMLVATAK, encoded by the coding sequence ATGAATCCTGAGCGTTCTGAACGCATTGAAATCCCCGTGTTGCCGTTGCGCGACGTGGTGGTTTATCCGCACATGGTAATTCCGTTGTTTGTTGGTCGGGAAAAATCGATTCGGTGCCTCGAAGCCGCGATGGATCATGATAAAAAAATCATGCTGGTTGCACAGAAAGAGGCTTCAACGGATGAACCTGGTATTAACGATCTCTTCTCTGTAGGGACCGTCGCTTCGGTATTGCAGATGCTGAAGCTGCCGGACGGCACGGTCAAAGTGCTGGTTGAAGGCTTACAGCGTGCTCACATCACCACGCTGGCAGACAACGGCGACCACTTTGTAGCCCAGGCTGAATATCTGATCTCGCCAGAAATTGAAGAGCGCGAGCAGGAAGTGCTGGTCCGTACCGCCATCAATCAATTTGAAGGCTACATCAAGCTCAACAAAAAAATTCCTCCAGAGGTCCTGACCTCACTGAATAGTATTGACGATGCAGCCCGTCTGGCTGACACCGTTGCGGCGCATATGCCGTTGAAACTGGCAGACAAACAATCGGTGCTGGAGATGTCCGACGTTAACGAACGTCTGGAATATCTGATGGCGATGATGGAGTCTGAAATCGATCTGCTGCAGGTTGAGAAGCGTATTCGCAACCGCGTGAAAAAGCAGATGGAGAAAAGCCAGCGCGAGTATTACCTGAATGAACAGATGAAGGCGATTCAGAAAGAGTTGGGCGAGATGGATGATGCGCCTGATGAATATGAAGCGCTGAAACGCAAAATTGACGCGGCAAAAATGCCGGACGAAGCGCGCGAAAAAGCCGAAGCTGAACTGCAGAAGCTGAAAATGATGTCACCGATGTCAGCTGAAGCGACCGTGGTACGTGGCTACATCGACTGGATGGTGCAGGTACCGTGGAATGCGCGCAGCAAAGTGAAGAAAGACCTGCGCAAAGCCCAGGAAACGCTGGATACCGATCACTACGGTCTGGAACGCGTGAAAGATCGCATTCTTGAGTATCTTGCGGTGCAAAGTCGCGTCAGCAAAATCAAAGGCCCGATCCTGTGTCTGGTCGGACCGCCGGGGGTAGGTAAAACCTCGCTGGGCCAGTCTATCGCCAAAGCGACAGGCCGTAAGTATGTCCGTATGGCGCTGGGTGGGGTGCGTGATGAGGCGGAAATCCGCGGTCATCGTCGTACTTACATCGGTTCTATGCCGGGTAAACTGATCCAGAAAATGGCGAAAGTCGGGGTGAAAAACCCGCTGTTCCTGCTGGATGAGATCGACAAAATGTCTTCGGACATGCGTGGCGATCCTGCTTCAGCACTGCTTGAGGTGCTGGATCCGGAACAGAACATCGCCTTTAACGATCACTATCTGGAAGTGGATTACGATCTGTCAGACGTGATGTTCGTGGCGACCTCAAACTCGATGAACATCCCGGCACCGTTGCTTGACCGTATGGAAGTTATTCGTCTTTCCGGTTACACCGAAGATGAAAAACTGAACATCGCGAAACAGCATCTGCTGCCGAAACAGATTGAGCGTAATGCGCTGAAAGAGAAAGAAATCAGCGTCGACGACAGCGCGATTATGGGCATCATCCGTTACTATACCCGTGAAGCGGGCGTGCGTAGCCTTGAGCGTGAACTCTCCAAGCTGTGCCGTAAAGCGGTGAAAGCGTTGCTGATGGACAAAGAGAAAAAGCACATCAGCATCAATGGTGACAACCTCAAAGATTTCCTTGGGGTACAACGCTTTGACTATGGTCGTGCCGATAGCGAAAACCGTGTGGGCCAGGTGACCGGGTTGGCGTGGACAGAAGTGGGTGGCGATCTGCTGACCATTGAAACCGCTTGTGTACCGGGTAAAGGTAAACTGACCTATACCGGTTCACTGGGTGAAGTGATGCAGGAGTCCATCCAGGCCGCGTTGACCGTGGTCCGTGCACGCGCTGAAAAACTGGGTATCAATGGCGATTTCTATGAGAAACGCGATATCCACGTTCACGTGCCAGAAGGTGCGACGCCGAAAGATGGTCCGAGCGCAGGTATCGCGATGTGTACTGCGCTGGTGTCCTGTCTGACCGGTAACCCGGTACGTTCTGATGTGGCGATGACCGGTGAAATCACGCTGCGTGGTCAGGTACTGCCAATCGGTGGTTTGAAAGAAAAACTGCTGGCAGCACACCGTGGCGGCATCAAAACGGTGCTGATCCCGGATGAAAACAAACGCGATCTGGAAGAAATTCCACAGAACGTGATTGCCGATCTGACCATTCATCCGGTGAAACGCATTGAAGAGGTGCTGAATCTGGCACTGGAAAATGCGCCTTACGGGATGCTGGTTGCGACAGCAAAATAG